A segment of the Verrucomicrobiota bacterium genome:
CGGAAAACCTCCGACGAGCCCGGGCGGATAATGCCCAGGAAATCGCCCAGGATTATGTGGAATTGATTGCGGATCTCATCGCGGCCGACGGCACCGCGCGCGTCACCAACCTGGCCACCCGCCTGGGAGTCACACACGTCACAGTCAACCGTACCCTCCGACGCCTACGGCGCCAAGGATTGGTCCATGTGGAACCATATCGCCCCATTACCCTGACTGAGGCTGGGCGTAAGCTGTCGGAAGAGACCCGTAAGCGTCACCAGATCGTCTGTGAATTTCTCCAGTCACTGGGGATCCCGGAAGCTGTGGCCCATTCGGATGCTGAAGGCATGGAACACCATGTCAGCCAGTACACCCTCGATGCCTTTGTCAAACACCTGAAAAAGGCGTCATGCAAACTTGGAATGCGGGACCATGAGAAATCCAGCAGAGATGTGCCCCCATGATGCCGTTGCGCTATCGCTGCCTGATATTGGATCACGATGACACGGCGGTGAACAGCACCGCCATGATTCATTACCCTGCCCATTTGGAGGCAATGCGTGTGATGCGGCCCGGGATGCAGCCCGTGGCGCTGGAGGGGTGGTTTCTTAAAAATTTCCATCCGGGCATCCTGGCCTTTCTGGAGGGTGAATTGGGCATGACACAGGAAGAACTGGCCACCGAGTTCAACATCTGGCGCGCATTCAATGCCCGCGAGGATCCCGAGTTTTTCCCGGATTTCCTGGAGCTGCTGGTCGAGTATCGCCAACGCGGCGGACGGATTGTGGTGGCATCGCATTCTGAACGAGACACCATCCTGCGCCACTACCGGAAGTGCGGAATGGCAGAGGTGGAGCCGGATTTGGTGTTTGGGTGGGATGCCGATCCGGAACGCCGCAAACCCAGTCCCTGGCCCGTATTGGAGACACTGCGCCACCTTGGCATTGCCCCGAACGAAACCTTGGTGCTCGACGACCTGAAGCCCGGCGTCCTGATGGCGCAACGCGCCGGTGTGCCGGTAGCCGGGGCCGGTTGGGCACATCGCATCCCGCAAATCCGCGAGTACATGCAGCAGAACTGTGTTGCCTACTTCGAGGAGATCGCCCAGTTCAAATCGTTCCTCCTGGGGTTAAACTCCATAGCTTGAATAAAACTGCTGATTCCAGTTTGCAATTCCTTCGTCCTCATTTTTTTGCCGGGCAATTTTTCTGCTAAAAGATTTTTGAGACGAAAAAGCAGCCTTTGACAAACCGCCGGCAATATGGTTTTATTTTTCCCAGCAGCTTAAATCCGACTTCCTTCCTGAGGTCGGATGCGGGGGAACCACAACCAGGACGGTGTGTTCTGGGGATGGGGCGAACGATGCCAGATGTTGGCGTCCAGGTTACTTTCAAGACCGAGCCCGGCAGCTAACCTCGTCAGCAATTGGAAGGGCGATGTTCTGTGCCCGCGTGTTCGCGGGATTCATCCGCTCTAAGTAAAGTATGCGTCCGGTCTCGTGAATATTCATCGGGCCGGGAGCGGTTTTGGTTATGAGTGAGAAAACGGCGAATCCGCGATATATGTTCGGCCTGGCGCTCGGCGCCTTGGGCGTGGTGTATGGTGACATTGGCACCAGCCCTCTGTATGCCGTGCGCGAATGTTTTAGTGCCACGACGGGCCTGGCGGTCACCCGCCCCAACGTGCTAGGGGTCTTATCACTGATCTTCTGGTCGTTGATTATCCTGGTATCCATCAAATATCTCAGCCTGGTGTTGCGAGCGGACAATAAAGGCGAGGGCGGCATCCTGGCGTTGCTGGCCATGGCGGTGCCCGACCGGCAGACCGCCGGGGCGGCGCTGGGTAAAAAACTTCTGATTTTCGTGGGAATTTTTGGTGCGGCACTCTTATACGGGGATGGCGTCATCACCCCGGCAATCACCGTTCTAAGCGCCGTGGAAGGATTGCAAGTGGCGACCAACCGGTTTGATCCGTATGTGGTGTTGATGGCGATCCTCATTTTGGTGGCGCTCTTTTCCGTGCAACGTGCGGGAACCCACCGGGTTGGGTCCGTGTTCGGCCCGATCATGACCCTCTGGTTTGCGGTTCTGGCCATCCTTGGGATCAGTGGGATTATTCGTGCGCCGGAAGTCTTGGCCGCAGTCAATCCCTGGCATGGTCTGCATTTCCTTTTCAATTCCGGCTGGACGGGTTTTGTGGTGGTCGGCTCGGTGTTCCTCGTGATGACCGGAGCGGAAGCGCTCTATGCGGATATGGGACATTTTGGCCGGCGGCCCATTCAGTGGGCGTGGTTCGGGTTGGTGCTTCCCTCGTTGTTCTTGAATTACCTGGGTCAGGGAGCGCTGCTGTTGCAGAACCCGAAGGCGGTGGAGAATCCCTTTTTTTTGCTGGCTCCCGCTTGGGCGCTGTATCCGCTGGTGGGGTTATCCACAATCGCAGCAGTGATTGCGTCGCAGGCTTTGATATCCGGGGCTTACTCGCTTTCCATGCAGGCGATGCAACTGGGGTACCTGCCCCGCATCAAGATTCAGCACACGTCCGCCTCCGAGCGCGGGCAAATTTACATGCCGCACATTAACTGGGCGCTCATGCTGGCGTGTGTCGGGTTGGTGCTGGGGTTCCGCACGTCGAGCAATCTGGCGGCGGCCTACGGCATCGCGGTGATTCTCACGATGGTGATCACCACCCTGCTGTTTGGGTACGCGGCGCGCCACATCTGGAAATGGAACCTGGGGCTAACCTTGGGCGTGTGCAGCATATTCCTGACCATCGAACTGGCGTTCCTGGGAGCCAACCTGCTCAAGATCATGCATGGTGGCTGGTTCCCGCTGCTGTTGGCGGCGCTCATTTTCATCGTGCTCACGTCGTGGAAAAAAGGCCGGGCGCTGGTGGGTGCGCGCATGCAGGAGAGCGCGTTCCCCTTGCAGCTACTGCTGGACGACGTCGCCACGCATAAGACCATCCGCGTGCCGGGCACGGCGGTATTTCTCTCCGGCAGCGCGGACCGCACGCCCTTGGCTCTGCTCCACAACTTGAAACATAACCGCGTGTTGCACCAACGCGTCATCACGCTCACGATCCTGACGACCGAGACCCCTCACGTGGAGGCGGCGGAACGGCTGACCATCGAAAAACTGCCGGAGAATTTTTACCGGGTCATCGGGCGGTACGGATTCATGGAGAGCCCGGATGTGCTGGCTTTGTTAAACGCCTGCCGCCAGCAGGGCTTGGAGACGGATCTGAATACCACCACGTTCTTCCTGAGCCGCGAGAGTTTGCGACCGATCAAAACCCCGGAGATGGCTTGGTGGCGCAAGAATCTCTTTGTATTTTGCGCGCGTAATGCACAATCCCCGACCGCGTTCTTCGGATTGCCCGCCAACCGCGTGGTGGAACTGGGCATGCAGGTCGAATTCTGATCGCCTACTTTACGGTTTATCACCAGAATTGGGCGTCAGGAACAGCCGGTCAATCTTCGTGCCGACCTCACGCAGGCGAAATTGCAGTCGCACCTCGCCTTGCGGCAATGCGAACACGGCGGGCTCGCGCGATTTATCCGGTGTCACCCGGGACCATTCCCATTGTTGATGCGTGCCGGTGGACCACGCGGAATCGTACAAGGTTTCCCCGGTCGGCGTCAGGCAGCGGACGTAAAAGGAATCGGAGTTCGGATCGGGCGCAATCACCCTGCCCCAAAGATAATACTTACCCGCGCGCGCGACATTTAGACGCCACGTGACACTCCCATTTTTGTCCCCCGCCGTGGGCCATGGCAAAGCCGGGGTCCACACATACTGCCCGCCGGAAGCCGCCGGATCGGCGGCAATCATCATGCGTGTCACCACATAACCCGCCTCGGCTTCCCAGTGTGCGCCAGTGGTCGGGTTAATCTCAATCATGTGCCCGCTGGTAAATTGCTCGCGATAGGACTTCATTGGCTCGACGTCTTGCAACAAGCGCCGCCCGAGATCGTCGCCGTCCACTTCCAGCACGGCTTTTGTCGGCTTGGGTTCGAGCAAAGACGGTTTGTCGTAGGGGGTTGGCACAGCCACCGCGACCGGCCCGCCAAGCCCCGCCACCTGTATGCGCACCGCTTCGGCAGTGATGTTCACGTCCGCCTTGGCGACGGCAAACGCCTGCTGCCATTGCTTAAACGCGGCATCCGTTTGGAGACCGCTGCCGATGCGCACCCAGAACGCGGCGGCGGCGCTGAGTTTCGCGTTATCCTTTCTCGCCGGCGCATGATGCGCCACCGTCAGGCGCACCGCGCCGTAGGTATTCGTGTCATAGGCAAAACTCACGCGGCTGACCTGCCCATCCAAGCTGCGACTCCAAGGAACCCGCACTCCCACCGCTGCCGTCCCTTTGCGCAGCACCAGCGCTGCCCCCGGCGGCAACGGAATTTCGACAGCTTTCCCTTTTTGCAGCGGAACGTGCCGCTCGCCGATCCAGAAACCGTCCGGCTCGAACGGCATGACGAAATGCGACTCCAGTGTCTCAAACGTCTCCGGCAAATCTTGCGGACGGTAGATCGCCAATCCCACGGCATCATCCCGGCACTGCGCGCCGGTGAAGAATGGATTCAGGTGCAGCGTCTTCGAGTGCGCCTTGCTTTCGACGATCTTGATTTTTCCATACGGATCGCGCCGTCCATCCGGGATGTAATAGCAGCGCACCGATTCGCGCGGCCCCGGAAAATCCACCGTCAACGGCAGGTCCATCTTGCCACCATAGTTCGCCCCGGCAACACTGAGGGTCACATCCGGATAAAGCAGGTGCGATTTGGTTTGCTGGTCTTCCATGCCAAACATCTGGCGGACATAGCGCGGGAATTGGGTGGCGCTGAGCAACTGCAACTTTTCCGGGGGGCGCCACTTGGCATAGATCGTGTGAATGGAAATGATCTGCGTTTTTTCAGTGACCGGCAGCCAGCCATTGGCCATGAGTTGCTGATCCAGCGAGCCGAGCCCGCGCAGATAATCATAATCCCGGCTGCGCGCGCCCGCCAGCTTTTGGGCGGGTGGAAACCAGTTCATCTCCAGATCGGTCCAGAACAATTCCAGCAACGCGCGTGCTTGGGCGCGACCGCGTGGGCGCTGGCAAAACGCCTCGATGATCGTTAGATCATCCAGGTCGGTGCCATAGTAGGTGGGGCTGTCATACTCGTGAATGCCACCCTCCCAAATATTCAGGCAGACGGCATCCAACCGCGCGTAGCCTTCATCCGCCGCGGCAGCGTTCCCTAAAATTTCGCCGAGTAAAATCAGGTTGCCGGCATTCATTAGGGCGATATTGGTGTAACTGTCGCGCACCTTGTGCCTCAATAGACCATGCTCGGCAAAGCCCAGAATTTCCCGCAGCTTGTCGCGCGCTGCCGGCGGCAACTTTTGCTGATGCCGAATCCAGATAATCACCGCGCTCTGCATGCAAAAATCCACCGCGTTGAAATCAAAGACATCCTCATGCCCCCAGCTCCAGCGGAAGTTGCCGTAGCCCTTGGCGGTCTTCTCCCGATTCTGCATCTGGGCGGCCACGTCAAACAGTCGCTCCAGGCGTTCCAGTTTGGTGTTGCCCTCGCACAAGGTCAGCGCGTACGCAAACAGTTCGCGCGAAGACATATTGGCCGGCAGGGGATTCTTGTTCACCGTGCGCCACGTTCCCTCACCACGCGCCACACAAACCGCGACGATGCTTTCGCTAGTGGGCAACGGAGCGGCGACCGTGTTGGACGCAGCACCCAACAGAGCAACCATGATCAATAGGGCGAAGCGTCCCGAGCGAATTGCCTTGGGACGCTGACCGGACGAACGGAGATACGGCGTTTGCATGTGATTGATGTAGGGAATAAACCCGCATTCGTCAACGGAGATAAGTGGAACCCCGGTAAATCCGCAGCCGGGATGTAGCAAAAACGATCCAATTCCAGCTTGGGTGTTGGCCAATTCCGAATTCCGGAATCCGAAATCTACATTAGAAAGGCCGTCCTCCCTTCCGGAATGACGGCCTTTCTGTTTGGTTAAAGCCTTCGCTTAACGGATTAATCCTTTTCCACGCCACTGATCCAGTACTTCTCCATCTCCTGCGTGGTCGGCACCTTCAGCGGACGGAGCAGACGGAAGCCGATGAACTGCGCATCGGTGAGATACCAGTAACTCTTGGGCAACTGCGGGTCCTGCGCTTTCCATTCGGGGCCGGAAGCGAGACGCCCGCCGCTGCGCAGCTTGGTGCCGTCGTCGTTCCAGGAGCCGCCGCGCGCCACATGCGGATACGGCTTGGTGGCCTTGTTCCACGGCTCCACCGTCAGCGCGCCCTGGATCACTTTCGAGTAATTCTCCTCGTATTGGTCCAGGCACCACTCGGAGACATTGCCGTGCATGTCATATAATCCCCAGGCATTCGGCTTTTTCTGGCCGACCTTCTGATATTTGCCATCGCTGTTCTTCTCAAACCAGGCGTTATCCGGCAGTTTGGCCTCATCATTGCCAAAGTTATACGTGGTGGTGGTGCCGGCACGGCAGGCGTACTCCCATTCCGCTTCGGTCGGCAGGCGGTAGAACTGGCCGGTCTTGGAACTCAGCCATTGACAGTACTTGTTCGCACCGTGCTGGGTCATCGCGATGGCGGGGAAGCCATCTTTGCCCATGCCGAAGCTCATTTCCACATAAGGCTTCGAGGGGCGCGTCACGGCATCGGAGATTTTGTCCACGTCCGGGTTCGACGGGAAGGAGAGCCGCAGCTTTTTCTCGTCGTCGGGGTACATGAACAGTTCGTATTCATTCCAACTCACTTCGCAACGACCCATCCAGAACGGAGCGATCTTCACTTTGTGTTGCGGACCTTCATCCTGGTTGCGGTTGGGCTCGGCATCCGGGGTGCCCATGACGTATTCGCCGCTCTTGATCGGTACCATCGCGTAGGTGACCTGCGTGCCGGGGATGGTATTCGTGTACGGCTGCATGTCGCCCTCGGATTTATCCTTGAGGCTGTCCACGATCCGCTTGTAAATGTCGGGAATCACCGCCACATCGCCCATGTCCAGCGTGACGAGGTCGCCCCACATGCCTTCCTTGTACTTGCCATCCACAAACTTGTAGAACTTGAACTTGGAAGAGTACTTCAGGCGCGTCTTCAGCGGCATGTAGAACGCGACGAACCCGGCATCCGTATAAGCCGCGCCCGTCACCTTGTCGCCGTCTTCCGCCGCGATGTTCTGCATGAGCACCGGTGCCTTGGAACCATCGAAGCTGTACACGGCGGCGGGCTCATTCGTGTTATGCACCACGAACAACTTATCGCCGAGGGAGAATACCTGCGTGATCAGCTTATCCAGCTTGAAGGAAGCGCCCGCGCCCAACTGGAACTTGCCGCCGGCCTCTTCCACCGGGCGGAACAACAGCTCCGATTCACCCTTCTTGTAGAACACAAAATCCAGCAACGCATTGCCCCGGAAGTTCCCCGCGACATAATCCGCGCCGTTCGGCAAACCGGCCTGCTGCACCACCGTGACCGGCTTGCCGGACTCCAGCGATTGCGCCACCAACGTGTCGCCCGACTTCTCTGTCGCCAGCGCCACCAGCAATTCCGGGCCGCCCGCTTTGAGCGCCAGGTGATTCCCACGCGTCAACTCGCCGGGCGCCGGGCTTTCCACCAACTGCTTGAACGCGCCGCCCGTGTTCCGGAACAACGTCGTCAGGCAACTTGGGTCCACATTATAGATACTGCCGATATACAGGTCGCGCAGCTCGGTTTTCCCCTCACCGCCCACCGCCACCGGCACGGCCACGCTCGGGCCCATGCAACTCGGGGCGAACGTCGTCACCTTGCCCGAGGAACCTGGGTCGTTCGCCTCCACCACATTCACCTTGCCGCCATCGGCGCTCGTGAACACCAGCGCATCCCGCTTGGCGTCCAGCAATCGCCCCACGCTAATCCCGCTGACGTTCGGGATGCCAGACAAGCGCACGCGCGCCCAGGTATATTCTCCCGCCTTCAACTGGTATCCAAGGCGGAACTTGCCGCCGGCGCGGTCCACGATGACGATGTCCTGTCGCCCGTCCCCGTCGAAATCGCCGCTGGCGATCAATTCCATTTTGGTTTCGTACACAAAATTCGCGACGGGCGCAGCGGCGGAGGTGTTCAACCCACCGATC
Coding sequences within it:
- the mntR gene encoding manganese-binding transcriptional regulator MntR, which gives rise to MSRPIKHTAQTRPAPLSENLRRARADNAQEIAQDYVELIADLIAADGTARVTNLATRLGVTHVTVNRTLRRLRRQGLVHVEPYRPITLTEAGRKLSEETRKRHQIVCEFLQSLGIPEAVAHSDAEGMEHHVSQYTLDAFVKHLKKASCKLGMRDHEKSSRDVPP
- a CDS encoding HAD family phosphatase; the encoded protein is MMPLRYRCLILDHDDTAVNSTAMIHYPAHLEAMRVMRPGMQPVALEGWFLKNFHPGILAFLEGELGMTQEELATEFNIWRAFNAREDPEFFPDFLELLVEYRQRGGRIVVASHSERDTILRHYRKCGMAEVEPDLVFGWDADPERRKPSPWPVLETLRHLGIAPNETLVLDDLKPGVLMAQRAGVPVAGAGWAHRIPQIREYMQQNCVAYFEEIAQFKSFLLGLNSIA
- a CDS encoding potassium transporter Kup, with translation MSEKTANPRYMFGLALGALGVVYGDIGTSPLYAVRECFSATTGLAVTRPNVLGVLSLIFWSLIILVSIKYLSLVLRADNKGEGGILALLAMAVPDRQTAGAALGKKLLIFVGIFGAALLYGDGVITPAITVLSAVEGLQVATNRFDPYVVLMAILILVALFSVQRAGTHRVGSVFGPIMTLWFAVLAILGISGIIRAPEVLAAVNPWHGLHFLFNSGWTGFVVVGSVFLVMTGAEALYADMGHFGRRPIQWAWFGLVLPSLFLNYLGQGALLLQNPKAVENPFFLLAPAWALYPLVGLSTIAAVIASQALISGAYSLSMQAMQLGYLPRIKIQHTSASERGQIYMPHINWALMLACVGLVLGFRTSSNLAAAYGIAVILTMVITTLLFGYAARHIWKWNLGLTLGVCSIFLTIELAFLGANLLKIMHGGWFPLLLAALIFIVLTSWKKGRALVGARMQESAFPLQLLLDDVATHKTIRVPGTAVFLSGSADRTPLALLHNLKHNRVLHQRVITLTILTTETPHVEAAERLTIEKLPENFYRVIGRYGFMESPDVLALLNACRQQGLETDLNTTTFFLSRESLRPIKTPEMAWWRKNLFVFCARNAQSPTAFFGLPANRVVELGMQVEF
- a CDS encoding SUMF1/EgtB/PvdO family nonheme iron enzyme, with protein sequence MNKTSILSIASALAPLIGGLNTSAAAPVANFVYETKMELIASGDFDGDGRQDIVIVDRAGGKFRLGYQLKAGEYTWARVRLSGIPNVSGISVGRLLDAKRDALVFTSADGGKVNVVEANDPGSSGKVTTFAPSCMGPSVAVPVAVGGEGKTELRDLYIGSIYNVDPSCLTTLFRNTGGAFKQLVESPAPGELTRGNHLALKAGGPELLVALATEKSGDTLVAQSLESGKPVTVVQQAGLPNGADYVAGNFRGNALLDFVFYKKGESELLFRPVEEAGGKFQLGAGASFKLDKLITQVFSLGDKLFVVHNTNEPAAVYSFDGSKAPVLMQNIAAEDGDKVTGAAYTDAGFVAFYMPLKTRLKYSSKFKFYKFVDGKYKEGMWGDLVTLDMGDVAVIPDIYKRIVDSLKDKSEGDMQPYTNTIPGTQVTYAMVPIKSGEYVMGTPDAEPNRNQDEGPQHKVKIAPFWMGRCEVSWNEYELFMYPDDEKKLRLSFPSNPDVDKISDAVTRPSKPYVEMSFGMGKDGFPAIAMTQHGANKYCQWLSSKTGQFYRLPTEAEWEYACRAGTTTTYNFGNDEAKLPDNAWFEKNSDGKYQKVGQKKPNAWGLYDMHGNVSEWCLDQYEENYSKVIQGALTVEPWNKATKPYPHVARGGSWNDDGTKLRSGGRLASGPEWKAQDPQLPKSYWYLTDAQFIGFRLLRPLKVPTTQEMEKYWISGVEKD